From Montipora foliosa isolate CH-2021 chromosome 6, ASM3666993v2, whole genome shotgun sequence, a single genomic window includes:
- the LOC138006270 gene encoding adenosine receptor A1-like, with protein sequence MIYFSQMEKDYIFPLTPCLNSTFPTSLPFVTGGVSSLLSLVTIPGNLLVVLAVFIDPNKDLRSPFMYLVANLAIADLLVGIVTDPVSAVYHFKSALGFINHGTLIASVHMPFFISCTASVLSLAALTVDRYLAITSPFRYRATLNPMRAVLVCILVWMLSLSFPFAYLYLGFIHYAFLFANTAVVMTFAVLLLAYVRIYKIFRRQIREWDNLHDSTEENRAKKLTMRWEKKITKTLLIMLALFISCYLPACVLIYVINLCNTCNCDLVVWARDVQFLLILANSSMNPFIYSWRLNNCRRAFLWILTCRKKGKKRKMSSFEMRTLHRVNSTPRKRERGDDVTTHIQ encoded by the coding sequence ATGATCTATTTCAGTCAAATGGAGAAAGATTATATTTTTCCGTTAACACCATGCCTTAACTCTACGTTCCCAACTTCTCTTCCATTTGTAACAGGCGGCGTGTCATCTTTGTTGAGTCTTGTCACGATCCCAGGTAATTTACTCGTCGTTCTAGCTGTGTTCATTGATCCAAACAAGGACCTACGTTCTCCGTTCATGTACCTTGTGGCAAACCTCGCGATTGCTGATTTGTTGGTCGGAATCGTTACAGACCCTGTCTCAGCCGTTTATCATTTCAAGAGCGCTTTGGGATTCATTAACCATGGAACGCTTATTGCTTCAGTACATATGCCGTTCTTTATATCATGTACTGCCTCCGTCCTCAGTTTGGCTGCTCTCACCGTCGATCGTTACCTCGCAATTACTTCACCCTTTCGATATAGAGCGACTCTTAATCCGATGCGTGCTGTACTCGTGTGTATTTTGGTGTGGATGCTGTCACTTAGCTTTCCGTTCGCGTATCTCTACTTGGGTTTTATTCACTATGCTTTCCTGTTTGCCAACACAGCTGTCGTGATGACCTTTGCAGTTTTACTGCTTGCTTATGTACGGATTTATAAGATATTCCGTCGTCAAATTCGCGAATGGGACAATCTTCATGACAGTACAGAAGAAAATCGTGCGAAGAAACTCACAATGCGCTGGGAGAAAAAGATTACCAAAACTCTCCTCATCATGCTGGCTTTATTCATCTCCTGTTATCTTCCCGCGTGTGTTTTAATATACGTCATTAATTTGTGCAATACTTGCAATTGTGACCTCGTCGTCTGGGCTCGTGACGTGCAATTTCTCCTTATTTTAGCAAACAGTTCTATGAACCCATTCATTTATTCATGGCGTTTGAATAACTGCAGAAGAGCCTTTCTATGGATCTTAACGTGTAGAAAGAAGGGTAAAAAACGTAAGATGTCTTCATTTGAAATGCGAACTTTACATCGAGTTAATTCAACGCCAAGAAAGAGGGAGAGGGGTGATGATGTCACGACACACATACAATGA